The following are encoded in a window of Mycolicibacterium tusciae JS617 genomic DNA:
- a CDS encoding class I SAM-dependent methyltransferase translates to MTTFKEHSTNVPAGQLTLAKVLEIFASGQVPLKFTAYDGSIAGPEDAELGLDLLTPRGTTYLATAPGELGLARAYVSGDLSPLGVHPGDPYELLMALADKLEFKLPPPRVLANIVRTIGIEHLKPIAPPPQEALPRWRRVMEGLRHSKTRDAEAIHHHYDVSNRFYEWVLGPSMTYTCACYPDADTTLEEAQDNKYRLVFDKLRLSPGDRLLDVGCGWGGMVRYAARHGVKAIGVTLSKEQAEWAQNAIAEQGLSDLAEVRHGDYRDIREYGFDAVSSIGLTEHIGVQNYPAYFRFLQSKMRVGALLLNHCITRNDNQTGASAGGFIDRYVFPDGELTGSGRIITEAQDVGLEVVHEENLRHHYALTLRDWCRNLVEHWDEAVEEVGLPTAKVWGLYMAGSRVGFETNIIQLHQVLAVKLDERGNDGGLPLRPWWTP, encoded by the coding sequence ATGACTACGTTCAAGGAACATTCGACAAACGTGCCAGCCGGACAACTCACCCTGGCAAAGGTCTTGGAGATCTTCGCCTCGGGTCAGGTCCCGCTGAAGTTCACGGCGTACGACGGCAGTATCGCCGGACCCGAGGACGCTGAGCTCGGCCTCGACCTGCTGACCCCCCGCGGCACCACCTATCTTGCAACCGCTCCGGGTGAACTGGGGCTGGCGCGGGCCTACGTGTCGGGCGATCTCAGTCCGCTCGGCGTGCATCCCGGCGATCCCTACGAGCTGCTCATGGCGTTGGCCGACAAGCTCGAGTTCAAGCTTCCGCCTCCGCGCGTGCTGGCCAACATCGTGCGAACAATCGGCATCGAGCATTTGAAGCCGATCGCCCCGCCGCCCCAGGAGGCGCTGCCGCGCTGGCGCCGTGTCATGGAAGGGTTGCGCCACAGCAAGACTCGCGACGCCGAGGCCATTCATCACCACTACGACGTCTCGAACAGGTTCTACGAGTGGGTGCTCGGTCCGTCGATGACCTACACCTGTGCGTGCTATCCCGATGCCGACACCACACTGGAAGAGGCGCAGGACAACAAGTACCGGCTGGTGTTCGACAAGCTGCGGCTGTCACCCGGTGACCGGCTGCTCGACGTCGGCTGCGGCTGGGGCGGCATGGTCCGCTACGCCGCGCGGCACGGGGTGAAGGCGATCGGCGTCACGCTCTCCAAGGAGCAGGCCGAGTGGGCACAAAACGCCATCGCCGAGCAGGGACTGTCGGACCTGGCCGAGGTACGTCACGGCGACTACCGCGACATCCGTGAATACGGGTTCGACGCCGTCTCCTCGATCGGGCTGACCGAGCACATCGGCGTACAAAACTATCCGGCGTACTTCCGGTTCCTCCAGTCGAAAATGCGGGTCGGCGCGCTGCTGCTCAACCACTGCATCACTCGCAATGACAACCAAACCGGGGCGAGCGCAGGCGGTTTCATCGACCGCTACGTCTTCCCCGACGGGGAGCTCACGGGGTCCGGCCGCATCATTACCGAGGCACAGGACGTCGGCCTAGAGGTGGTGCACGAGGAGAACCTGCGCCACCACTACGCATTGACGCTGCGCGACTGGTGCCGCAACCTCGTCGAGCACTGGGACGAGGCCGTCGAAGAGGTCGGACTACCCACCGCGAAGGTGTGGGGGCTGTACATGGCCGGTTCGCGGGTGGGCTTCGAGACGAATATCATTCAGCTGCACCAGGTTCTGGCCGTCAAGCTCGACGAGCGCGGCAACGACGGCGGCCTCCCGCTCCGCCCGTGGTGGACGCCCTAG
- a CDS encoding lantibiotic dehydratase — MNAPATTKLTPSGFFVMRAPLLPTDELDRLRGDARYWQVLAERPEVREALHLASPGLLQRLADGKPDDKVAASVTAYLVRMCTRATPFGLFAGCALGSVSETTALRVDGPEGTTRHSRPDTEALAALVERLLADPATRPAMAVEPNSSRYHAAGAMRLIESRLGEGRRTHHLVMITDDAPLRCALDAAAGGRSVETVAQAVQAQIGVEADEAREYVDALVEARVLTPVAEPAVTGPEPLAHVLSALNAAGLTASSQALAQVAEELTKLDAAGLGNLPTAYDSVATSLLELAGGGDKARLIQVDLHRDGEGLTLGSDDVRLLTQGVDLLHRLSAHRADPALRRFKADFAARYEDREIPLMEALDEEMGIGYDRSSHPAADESPLLSGLDLGGVAGDVAFTARDATLLDLVMRTRDRGALELDAATVARLATATPLPLPDALAVFASVLDDGIEIHSASGPSGAELLGRFCHGDSRLHDAVTSHLRAEEAQAPGVVFAEIIHLPEGRVGNVLARPVLRDYELVLLGRSGAPAERQISVDELTVRLDGDRVVLYSHRLGAEVRPRLTTAHNPAWRGFGVYRFLAAVQNDGAAGGLAWDWGALSSAPSLPRVTAGKLVLARARWHLSAAELKTVTGDDPIAGWRSLSDARGLPGELLIADGDNRLYVDTSSPALVATAAKVLRGRSAAVIEEVLSSAIATGPQGRFAHELIVPFLRAGEPASAPQPWRAPGARRSFAPGSEWLYLKAYTGTACADRILTDAVGPAIAGLRDAGILDHWFFLRYADPEHHLRLRLHGDPAALREHALPALTDVLATHLGDGTVWKVSTDTYDREVERYGGDAGIDLAEQIHAVDSDAVLDVLAMLDGEHFDEGAADARWKLCLYATDRLLADAGLGIGQRRDWAKSGAAGYRPEYPNANNLDPGIGQRWRSERSDVAALLDETADHPYEAARQVFRRRSERLAPLLAELADRSKRGELTQSYDALLHSFSHLNAVRLLRSAARTHELVLLSFLDRHYASQLARR; from the coding sequence ATGAATGCCCCAGCCACGACGAAGTTGACGCCGAGCGGTTTCTTCGTGATGCGCGCCCCGTTACTGCCGACCGACGAGCTGGATCGCCTGCGCGGTGACGCGCGGTACTGGCAGGTTCTCGCGGAGCGACCCGAGGTCCGCGAGGCATTGCATCTTGCGTCACCCGGGCTGCTGCAGCGCTTGGCGGACGGCAAACCGGACGACAAGGTGGCCGCCTCCGTGACCGCCTATCTGGTTCGGATGTGCACCCGGGCAACGCCTTTCGGGCTCTTTGCCGGCTGCGCACTTGGCTCGGTGAGTGAGACCACCGCATTGAGGGTCGACGGTCCGGAGGGCACCACGCGCCACAGCCGCCCCGACACCGAGGCGCTTGCTGCTCTCGTCGAACGTCTGCTCGCCGACCCGGCGACACGGCCGGCGATGGCCGTCGAGCCCAACTCCAGCCGCTACCACGCCGCCGGCGCGATGCGACTCATCGAGAGTCGGCTGGGCGAGGGCAGGCGCACCCACCACCTCGTCATGATCACCGACGACGCACCGTTGCGGTGCGCGCTGGACGCCGCGGCGGGCGGGCGCTCGGTCGAGACGGTCGCACAGGCGGTCCAGGCACAGATCGGCGTCGAGGCCGACGAGGCACGCGAGTACGTCGACGCCCTCGTCGAGGCGCGGGTGCTCACCCCGGTGGCCGAACCCGCGGTGACCGGACCCGAGCCGTTGGCGCACGTCCTTTCGGCTCTGAACGCAGCCGGCCTCACCGCGTCGTCGCAGGCGCTCGCCCAGGTGGCCGAGGAGCTCACCAAGCTCGACGCCGCCGGGCTCGGCAACCTGCCAACCGCCTACGACAGCGTGGCGACCAGCCTGCTGGAGCTTGCCGGTGGCGGCGACAAAGCCCGGCTGATCCAGGTCGACCTGCACCGCGACGGCGAGGGTCTGACGCTCGGCAGCGACGACGTGCGGCTCCTGACGCAGGGCGTGGATCTGCTGCATCGACTTTCGGCCCACCGCGCCGATCCGGCGTTGCGCCGGTTCAAGGCTGACTTCGCGGCCCGCTACGAGGACCGCGAGATCCCGTTGATGGAGGCCCTCGACGAGGAGATGGGCATCGGCTACGACCGGTCGTCGCACCCCGCCGCAGACGAGTCGCCTCTGCTTTCAGGTCTCGACTTAGGCGGCGTCGCAGGCGATGTCGCGTTCACCGCGCGCGACGCGACGTTGCTCGACCTGGTGATGCGCACCCGCGATCGAGGCGCCCTGGAGCTGGACGCGGCGACGGTGGCCCGTCTCGCCACCGCCACGCCGCTGCCGTTGCCCGACGCACTGGCGGTGTTCGCCAGCGTGCTGGACGACGGCATCGAAATCCACAGTGCCAGTGGGCCTTCCGGGGCAGAGCTGCTCGGCCGATTCTGCCACGGCGATAGTCGTCTGCACGACGCGGTGACATCGCACCTGCGAGCCGAGGAGGCGCAGGCACCCGGCGTCGTGTTCGCCGAAATCATCCACCTGCCGGAAGGGCGCGTCGGCAACGTGCTGGCGCGGCCGGTGCTGCGCGACTACGAGCTGGTGCTGCTTGGCCGCTCAGGAGCGCCGGCGGAGCGCCAGATCAGCGTGGACGAACTGACCGTGCGCCTCGACGGCGATCGGGTGGTCCTCTACAGCCACCGGCTTGGCGCCGAAGTCCGGCCCAGGCTGACCACCGCGCACAATCCAGCGTGGCGTGGGTTCGGCGTCTACCGGTTCCTGGCCGCGGTGCAGAACGACGGCGCGGCCGGCGGGCTGGCGTGGGATTGGGGCGCACTGTCGTCGGCGCCGAGCTTGCCGCGCGTCACGGCGGGAAAGCTGGTGCTGGCCCGGGCCCGCTGGCACCTGTCGGCCGCCGAACTCAAGACGGTCACCGGAGACGACCCGATCGCCGGCTGGAGATCGCTGAGCGACGCCCGCGGGCTACCAGGGGAGCTGCTGATCGCAGACGGCGACAACCGCCTGTATGTCGACACCTCCAGCCCCGCGTTGGTGGCGACAGCGGCGAAGGTGCTGCGCGGGCGGTCTGCGGCCGTCATCGAGGAGGTGCTGTCGAGCGCGATCGCCACCGGCCCGCAGGGCCGATTCGCCCACGAGCTCATCGTGCCGTTCCTGCGTGCGGGTGAGCCCGCGTCGGCCCCCCAGCCGTGGCGAGCGCCAGGAGCACGGCGCAGTTTCGCCCCTGGCAGCGAATGGCTGTATCTCAAGGCGTACACCGGAACTGCCTGCGCGGACCGCATTCTCACCGACGCCGTCGGCCCTGCAATCGCCGGATTGCGCGACGCCGGGATCCTCGACCACTGGTTCTTCCTGCGCTACGCCGACCCGGAGCACCACCTCAGGCTGCGTCTGCATGGAGACCCGGCCGCACTGCGCGAACACGCGCTGCCGGCGCTCACCGACGTTCTGGCCACCCACCTCGGCGACGGCACGGTGTGGAAGGTCTCGACCGACACCTACGACCGCGAGGTCGAAAGGTACGGCGGTGACGCCGGTATCGATCTCGCCGAGCAGATCCACGCCGTGGACAGCGACGCCGTGCTCGACGTCCTTGCCATGCTCGACGGCGAGCACTTTGACGAGGGGGCCGCAGACGCGCGCTGGAAGCTGTGCCTGTACGCCACCGACCGTCTGCTCGCCGACGCCGGACTCGGCATCGGACAACGCCGCGACTGGGCGAAGAGCGGAGCAGCGGGTTATCGCCCCGAGTACCCGAATGCGAACAACCTCGACCCCGGGATCGGGCAACGGTGGCGCAGCGAACGATCCGATGTGGCTGCGCTGCTCGACGAGACTGCCGATCATCCCTACGAGGCGGCACGCCAGGTGTTCCGGCGGCGATCCGAACGGTTGGCACCGCTGCTCGCTGAGCTGGCGGACCGGTCGAAGCGCGGCGAGCTGACGCAGTCCTACGATGCACTGTTGCACAGCTTCAGCCACCTCAACGCGGTGCGGCTGTTGAGGTCGGCCGCCCGCACGCATGAGCTCGTCCTGCTGAGCTTCCTGGACCGGCACTACGCCAGCCAACTCGCCCGACGCTGA
- a CDS encoding peptidase domain-containing ABC transporter yields MSWRRRAIPYISQAEMADCGAAAMCMALAYHGRHVSLSEMHEATGTGRDGVDALRLAEAATAYGLRARGVATELDDLRMLPRGTVLHWGAAHFVVLDSTSRRGVTIVDPAAGSYRVSWQAVSELYSGVAILLEPSDAFSAGGRRAPGALHHARRLMTRSSGIGKVLATSVVVRLMALAVPILTGVIVDQIVPAGGDRLLKIVAAVMAALICYSALATFLRAHLLLRLRSRLDVEMTLGFLEHLVDLPYAFFLKRSSGDLMMRLRSNATVREILTSGTIAALLDGVLATAYLAVIFALSPQLGFLVVVLGAAQVVVLLSARRRNQHLMGEALATEARSQSYAYEMFSAVETLKAAGAERRAVSHWTNLFVAELNVSLRRGRLSAAVETALHGLSLLSPIAVLVFGAYLVGSGQLSLGTMLALAALSTAFLEPLGVLVGTVLQIQLLGSYLARLDDVFNTPTETAGRDLRHAPALTGALRAEGLTFRYTPHGPPAIEGVDLDVRPGQVLAVVGRSGSGKSTLGRLLLGLYAPEAGRVVLDGIDLAAMLPRSVRSQIGVVTQDPYIFGLSIRDNLSLGDPSLPLEQLEAAAEQAGIADDIRAMPMAWDTPLVDAGASLSGGQRQRLALARALATRPRLLLLDEATSNLDTVTEAKVHANIARLGCTVVLVAHRLATVVDADCIVVMDQGRVVEVGRHRDLMAADGHYAQLVAGQLVGAES; encoded by the coding sequence GTGAGCTGGCGACGACGCGCGATCCCCTATATCTCGCAGGCCGAGATGGCCGATTGCGGGGCCGCCGCGATGTGCATGGCGCTCGCCTATCACGGCCGCCACGTGTCCCTGTCGGAGATGCACGAGGCCACCGGCACCGGACGCGACGGCGTCGACGCGCTGCGGTTGGCTGAAGCCGCGACGGCGTACGGTCTTCGTGCCCGCGGGGTGGCCACCGAACTCGACGATCTGCGGATGCTGCCACGCGGCACCGTATTGCACTGGGGTGCGGCACATTTCGTTGTGCTAGATTCGACATCGCGGCGCGGAGTCACGATCGTCGATCCCGCCGCGGGCAGCTACCGCGTCTCGTGGCAGGCCGTCAGCGAGCTGTACAGCGGGGTCGCGATCCTGCTCGAGCCCAGCGACGCGTTCAGCGCGGGCGGACGACGGGCGCCGGGTGCGCTGCACCACGCGCGGCGACTGATGACCCGCTCGAGTGGAATCGGCAAGGTGCTGGCCACCTCGGTGGTGGTCCGGCTGATGGCGCTGGCCGTGCCGATCCTCACCGGCGTGATCGTGGACCAGATCGTGCCCGCCGGCGGTGACCGCCTGCTGAAGATCGTCGCCGCGGTGATGGCCGCACTGATCTGCTATTCGGCGCTCGCCACCTTCCTTCGAGCCCACCTGCTGCTGCGGTTGCGCAGCCGCCTCGACGTCGAGATGACGCTGGGCTTCCTGGAGCACCTGGTGGACCTGCCGTACGCGTTCTTCCTGAAACGCTCGTCCGGGGACCTGATGATGCGGCTGCGGAGCAACGCGACGGTCCGCGAGATTCTGACCAGCGGAACCATCGCCGCTCTGCTCGACGGTGTGCTGGCCACCGCATACCTGGCGGTGATCTTCGCGTTGTCGCCGCAGCTCGGTTTCCTTGTGGTGGTCCTCGGCGCAGCCCAGGTCGTCGTCCTGTTGTCGGCGCGGAGACGCAACCAGCATCTGATGGGAGAGGCACTGGCCACCGAGGCCCGTTCGCAGTCCTACGCCTACGAGATGTTCTCTGCTGTCGAGACTTTGAAGGCCGCCGGTGCCGAACGACGCGCGGTATCGCACTGGACCAACTTGTTCGTGGCCGAGCTGAACGTCTCGTTGCGTCGCGGCCGCCTTTCGGCCGCCGTCGAGACCGCGCTCCACGGACTGTCGCTGCTCTCCCCGATCGCGGTGCTCGTATTCGGCGCCTACCTGGTCGGCAGCGGGCAGCTCTCGCTGGGCACCATGCTCGCGTTGGCCGCACTGTCCACCGCGTTCCTCGAACCGCTTGGCGTCCTCGTCGGCACCGTCCTGCAGATTCAGCTCCTCGGCAGCTACCTGGCCCGTCTCGACGACGTCTTCAACACCCCGACCGAGACCGCAGGGCGCGACCTGCGGCACGCTCCTGCGCTCACCGGCGCACTTCGCGCCGAGGGGCTCACCTTCCGTTACACACCGCACGGACCGCCCGCCATCGAAGGCGTCGACCTCGACGTGCGGCCGGGTCAGGTGCTGGCCGTCGTCGGACGCTCAGGCTCGGGCAAGTCCACGTTGGGCCGGCTGCTGCTTGGTCTGTACGCCCCCGAAGCCGGCCGGGTCGTGCTCGACGGAATCGATTTGGCGGCAATGCTTCCCCGCAGTGTGCGTTCGCAGATCGGGGTGGTGACCCAGGATCCGTACATCTTCGGGCTGTCGATACGCGACAACCTCAGTCTCGGTGACCCGAGCCTTCCGCTGGAGCAGCTGGAGGCCGCCGCCGAGCAGGCCGGGATCGCCGACGACATCCGTGCGATGCCGATGGCTTGGGACACCCCGCTCGTCGACGCGGGCGCCTCACTGTCCGGTGGCCAACGCCAGCGACTGGCGCTGGCCCGCGCGCTGGCGACCCGGCCACGGCTCCTGCTGCTCGACGAGGCCACCAGCAATCTGGACACCGTCACCGAGGCGAAGGTGCACGCCAATATCGCCCGGCTCGGCTGCACCGTCGTACTGGTCGCACATCGGCTCGCGACGGTCGTCGACGCCGACTGCATCGTCGTGATGGACCAAGGCCGGGTCGTCGAGGTCGGCCGCCATCGCGATCTCATGGCGGCAGACGGTCACTATGCACAGCTCGTCGCAGGCCAGCTCGTCGGTGCCGAAAGTTAG
- a CDS encoding SRPBCC family protein: MGQVSASSTVEIAAAPETVLAAVADYVTVRPTILSPHYSEYRVLEGGQGAGTVATWKLQATKSRVREVKASVDVAGHTVIEKDANSTMITNWTVSPAGEGSSVTVKTSWKGAGGIGGFFEKTFAPLGLRKIQAEVLENLKKQVEGR; the protein is encoded by the coding sequence ATGGGACAGGTCAGCGCGTCCAGCACTGTCGAGATCGCCGCCGCGCCGGAGACTGTGTTGGCCGCAGTCGCCGACTATGTCACCGTCCGCCCGACGATCCTCTCTCCGCACTACAGCGAGTACCGGGTGCTCGAGGGCGGCCAGGGCGCAGGCACGGTGGCGACGTGGAAGCTGCAGGCCACCAAGTCGCGGGTGCGTGAGGTGAAGGCCAGCGTCGACGTGGCTGGTCACACGGTGATCGAAAAGGACGCCAACTCGACGATGATCACGAACTGGACGGTCTCCCCGGCAGGAGAGGGCTCGTCGGTGACGGTGAAGACGTCGTGGAAGGGTGCCGGCGGCATCGGTGGCTTCTTCGAGAAGACGTTCGCGCCGCTGGGTCTGCGCAAGATCCAGGCTGAGGTGCTGGAGAACCTCAAGAAGCAGGTGGAGGGCCGCTAG
- a CDS encoding DNA polymerase III subunits gamma/tau — protein sequence MALYRKYRPATFADVVGQEHVTEPLSTALTAGRINHAYLFSGPRGCGKTSSARILARSLNCAQGPTATPCGVCDSCVALAPNGGGSVDVTELDAASHGGVDDTRELRDRAFYAPAQSRYRIFIIDEAHMVTTAGFNALLKIVEEPPEHLIFVFATTEPEKVLPTIRSRTHHYPFRLLAPRTMRSLLERICAQENVSVDDAVYPLVIRAGAGSPRDTLSVLDQLLAGADGNLVSYPRALSLLGATDVALIDDAIDALAAGDAAALFGAVEGVIDAGHDPRRFATDLLERFRDLIVLQSVPDAVARGVVDGPEDVLERMRDQSTRVGAATLTRYAEVVHAGLGEMRGATAPRLLLEVVCARLLLPSAHDTESALLQRVERIETRLDMSIPQGEQSDAPKQFSRRSKTEPKPAPEMKPALEPTVVVESKPMAEPKPAAEPKPAAEPPSAPEPKASPPPVRQPADPVVAAPPAAAVTGEPNAAAVRSMWTTVREKVRQRSRTTEVMLAGAIVRAVEGDTLVLSHESAPLAKRLTEQRNADVIREALKDALGVDWKIRCEAGPPDGSPIAVPEEPAAAFAPPQSDRDDEESMLAEAGSDTSETPRRDPEEVALELLQTELGARRIDGGPA from the coding sequence GTGGCGCTCTATCGCAAGTACCGACCCGCGACATTCGCCGACGTAGTCGGCCAGGAGCACGTCACGGAACCGCTGTCCACCGCGCTGACGGCGGGTCGGATCAACCACGCATATCTGTTCTCCGGGCCACGAGGGTGCGGGAAGACGTCGTCGGCACGCATCCTGGCCCGCTCGCTGAACTGTGCGCAGGGGCCGACGGCCACGCCGTGCGGGGTCTGCGACTCATGCGTGGCGCTCGCGCCCAACGGGGGCGGCAGCGTCGATGTCACCGAACTCGACGCTGCCAGTCACGGTGGTGTCGACGACACCCGCGAGCTGCGCGACCGCGCGTTCTACGCCCCGGCACAGTCGCGGTATCGCATCTTCATCATCGACGAAGCGCACATGGTCACCACGGCGGGGTTCAACGCCCTGCTGAAGATCGTCGAGGAGCCGCCGGAGCATCTGATCTTCGTGTTCGCCACCACCGAGCCGGAGAAGGTGCTGCCGACCATTCGCTCGCGCACGCATCACTACCCCTTCCGGCTGTTGGCGCCGCGGACCATGCGCTCGCTTCTCGAACGCATCTGCGCGCAGGAGAACGTGAGCGTCGACGACGCGGTGTACCCGCTCGTCATCCGGGCCGGCGCCGGATCGCCGCGAGACACGCTGTCGGTGCTCGACCAGTTGTTGGCGGGTGCGGACGGCAATCTGGTCAGCTATCCGCGGGCCCTGTCGCTGCTGGGCGCCACCGACGTGGCGCTGATCGACGATGCGATCGACGCGCTCGCGGCCGGGGATGCCGCGGCGCTCTTCGGAGCCGTGGAGGGCGTGATCGACGCCGGCCACGACCCGCGGCGGTTCGCCACCGATCTGCTGGAGCGCTTCCGCGATCTGATTGTGTTGCAGTCGGTTCCCGACGCGGTCGCCCGAGGCGTGGTGGACGGTCCCGAGGACGTGCTGGAGCGGATGCGCGATCAGTCGACACGGGTCGGCGCCGCAACGCTGACCCGCTACGCAGAGGTGGTGCACGCGGGGCTGGGCGAGATGCGCGGTGCGACCGCACCCCGACTGCTGCTCGAAGTCGTGTGCGCGCGGCTGCTGCTGCCGTCGGCCCACGACACCGAGTCCGCGTTGTTGCAGCGCGTCGAGCGCATCGAGACCCGGCTGGACATGTCGATCCCGCAGGGCGAGCAGTCCGACGCTCCGAAGCAGTTCAGCCGCAGGAGCAAGACCGAGCCGAAGCCTGCTCCGGAGATGAAGCCGGCACTCGAGCCGACGGTGGTGGTCGAGTCCAAGCCCATGGCTGAGCCCAAGCCGGCGGCTGAGCCCAAGCCCGCGGCTGAGCCACCGTCGGCCCCTGAGCCCAAGGCGTCCCCTCCGCCGGTGCGGCAGCCGGCCGATCCCGTCGTTGCGGCACCCCCAGCCGCGGCCGTCACGGGGGAGCCGAACGCGGCGGCGGTGCGCAGCATGTGGACGACGGTGCGCGAGAAGGTCCGTCAGCGCAGCCGTACCACCGAGGTGATGCTGGCGGGCGCCATCGTGCGCGCCGTCGAGGGCGACACCCTGGTGCTCAGCCACGAGTCCGCGCCACTGGCGAAGCGGCTCACCGAACAGCGCAACGCCGACGTCATCCGCGAGGCGCTCAAGGACGCGTTGGGTGTCGACTGGAAGATCCGGTGCGAGGCAGGCCCACCTGACGGTTCGCCCATCGCCGTGCCCGAGGAGCCGGCAGCGGCCTTCGCGCCACCGCAGAGCGACCGCGACGACGAGGAGAGCATGCTGGCCGAAGCGGGCAGCGACACCTCCGAGACGCCGCGTCGCGACCCGGAGGAAGTCGCGCTGGAGCTACTTCAGACCGAGCTAGGCGCCCGTCGCATCGACGGCGGACCGGCCTAG
- a CDS encoding FAD-binding oxidoreductase, producing MSTLETDARTAHSAGVRRLLASYQAIPPNATVRLAKPTSNLFRARAKTATKGLDVSGLAGVIAVDPDNRTADVAGMCTYETLVAATLPYGLAPLVVPQLKTITLGGAVTGLGIESTSFRNGLPHESVLEMDILTGTGEVVTASPHEHSDLFRAFPNSYGTLGYSVRIKIELEPVKPFVALRHLRFNALAELFATMDRIIETGGHPDIEAGAPVDYLDGVVFSADESYLTLGFQTATPGPVSDYTGQQIYYRSIQHPSDNGAEKHDRLTIHDYLWRWDTDWFWCSRAFGAQDPRIRRFWPRRYRRSAFYWKLIGYDQRFNIADRIEKRKGRPPLERVVQDIEVPVGRAAEFVDWFLDNVPIEPIWLCPLRLREEATWPLYPIRAHSTYVNIGFWSSVPVGPTEGHTNKLIERKVSELEGHKSLYSDAYYSPDEFDELYGGEIYKTVKKTYDPDSRLLDLYAKAVQRR from the coding sequence GTGTCAACGCTGGAGACCGACGCACGTACTGCTCATTCCGCCGGAGTCAGGCGGCTGCTAGCCAGCTATCAGGCGATTCCCCCGAACGCCACGGTGCGACTGGCAAAACCCACGTCGAACCTGTTCCGAGCCCGCGCGAAGACGGCTACCAAGGGCCTGGACGTCTCGGGGCTGGCCGGGGTCATTGCCGTCGATCCCGACAACCGCACCGCCGATGTCGCCGGTATGTGCACCTACGAAACCCTGGTCGCGGCCACCCTCCCCTACGGTCTGGCGCCACTGGTGGTGCCGCAGCTCAAGACGATCACCCTGGGCGGAGCGGTCACCGGACTCGGCATCGAGTCGACGTCGTTCCGCAACGGCCTGCCGCACGAGTCGGTGCTGGAGATGGACATCCTCACGGGCACCGGCGAGGTAGTGACGGCCTCGCCACACGAGCACTCCGATCTCTTTCGGGCCTTCCCCAATTCCTATGGCACGCTTGGATATTCGGTTCGCATAAAAATCGAGCTGGAGCCGGTGAAACCGTTCGTCGCGCTTCGCCATCTGCGATTCAACGCGCTGGCGGAACTTTTCGCGACGATGGACCGCATCATTGAAACCGGCGGTCACCCCGACATAGAGGCTGGTGCGCCCGTCGACTACCTCGACGGCGTGGTGTTCTCGGCCGATGAGAGCTATCTGACGCTGGGATTCCAGACTGCGACACCGGGTCCGGTCAGCGACTACACCGGCCAGCAGATCTACTACCGCTCGATCCAGCATCCCAGTGACAACGGAGCCGAGAAGCACGACCGGCTGACGATCCACGACTACCTGTGGCGGTGGGACACCGACTGGTTCTGGTGCTCACGGGCATTCGGCGCGCAGGATCCGCGGATCCGCCGGTTCTGGCCGCGGCGTTACCGGCGAAGCGCCTTCTACTGGAAGCTGATCGGCTACGACCAGCGGTTCAACATCGCCGACAGGATCGAGAAGCGCAAGGGCCGGCCGCCGTTGGAACGGGTCGTGCAGGACATCGAGGTGCCGGTCGGACGGGCGGCCGAATTCGTCGACTGGTTCCTGGACAATGTGCCCATCGAGCCGATCTGGTTGTGCCCGTTGCGGCTCCGCGAGGAAGCGACGTGGCCGCTGTACCCCATCCGCGCCCACAGCACGTACGTCAACATAGGCTTCTGGTCGTCGGTGCCTGTCGGCCCAACCGAAGGCCACACCAACAAGTTGATCGAGCGCAAGGTCAGCGAACTCGAAGGTCACAAATCGCTGTATTCCGATGCGTACTACAGCCCCGACGAGTTCGACGAACTCTATGGTGGAGAGATCTACAAGACCGTCAAAAAGACCTACGACCCCGACTCGAGACTTCTCGACCTGTATGCAAAGGCGGTGCAACGGCGATGA